A DNA window from Impatiens glandulifera isolate HB10 chloroplast, complete genome contains the following coding sequences:
- the rpoB gene encoding RpoB, producing MRNLKKLRDGNEKMSTIPGFNQIQFEGFFRFIDRGLAEELSKFPKIEDIDQEIEFQLFVETYQLVEPLIKERDAVFESLTYSSELYVFGGLIWKTSRDMQEQTIFIGNIPLMNSLGTSIVNGIYRIVINQILQSPGIYYRSELDHNGIAVYTGTIISDWGGRSELEIDRKARIWARVSRKQKISILVLSSAMGLNLREILENVCYPEIFLSFLNDKEKKKIGSKENAILEFYQQFACVGGDPVFSESLCKELQKKFFQQRCELGRIGRRNMNRRLNLDIPQNNTFLLPRDILAATDYLIGMKFGMGTLDDMNHLKNKRIRSVADLLQDQFGLALVRLENVVRVTICGAIRHKLIPTPQNLVTSTPLTTTYESFFGLHPLSQVLDRTNPLTQIVHGRKLSYLGPGGLTGRIASFRIRDIHPSHYGRICPIDTSEGINVGLIGSLAIHARIGQWGFLESPFYEISEKSKKVRVLFLSPGRDEYYMIAGGNSLALNRGIQEEQVVPARYRQEFLTIAWEQVHLRSIFPFQYFSIGASLIPFIEHNDANRALMSSNMQRQAVPLSRSEKCIVGTGLERQAALDSGALAIAEHEGKIIYTDTDKIVLSSNGDTLSIPLVMYQRSNKNTCMHQNPQVHGGTWIKKGQILANGGATLGGELALGKNLLVAYMPWEGYNSEDAVLINEHLVYGDIYTSFHIRKYEIQTHVTSQGPERITNEIPHLEAHLLRNLGKNGIVMLGSWVETGDILVGKLTPQMVKESSYAPEDRLLRAILGIQVSTSKETCLKLPAGGRGRVIDVRWIQKKGGSSYNPETIRVYILQKREIKVGDKVAGRHGNKGIVSKILPRQDMPYLQDGRPVDMVFNPLGVPSRMNVGQIFECSLGLAGSLLNRHYRIAPFDERYEQEASRKLVFSELYEASKQTTNPWVFEPEYPGKSRIFDGRTGDPFEQPVIIGKPYILKLIHQVDDKIHGRSSGHYALVTQQPLRGRAKQGGQRVGEMEVWALEGFGVAHILQEMLTYKSDHIRARQEVLGTTIIGGTIPNPEDAPESFRLLVRELRSLALDLNHFLVSEKNFQIKRKEA from the coding sequence ATGCGCAATTTAAAAAAGCTCCGGGATGGAAATGAGAAAATGTCTACAATACCTGGGTTTAATCAGATACAATTTGAAGGATTTTTTAGGTTCATTGATCGGGGCTTGGCGGAAGAACTTTCTAAGTTTCCAAAAATTGAAGATATAGATCAAGAAATTGAATTTCAATTATTTGTAGAAACATATCAATTGGTCGAACCTTTGATAAAAGAAAGAGATGCTGTGTTTGAATCACTCACATATTCTTCTGAATTATATGTATTTGGAGGATTAATTTGGAAAACGAGTCGGGACATGCAAGAACAAACAATTTTTATTGGAAACATTCCTCTAATGAATTCCCTGGGAACTTCTATAGTAAATGGAATATACAGAATTGTGATCAATCAAATATTGCAAAGCCCCGGTATTTATTACCGGTCAGAATTGGATCATAACGGAATTGCGGTCTATACCGGTACCATAATATCAGATTGGGGAGGAAGATCAGAATTAGAAATTGATAGAAAAGCAAGGATATGGGCTCGTGTAAGTAGGAAACAAAAAATATCTATTCTAGTTCTATCATCAGCTATGGGTTTGAATCTAAGAGAAATTCTAGAGAATGTTTGCTATCCTGAAATTTTTTTGTCTTTTCTGAATGATAAGGAGAAAAAAAAAATTGGGTCAAAAGAAAATGCCATTTTGGAGTTTTATCAACAATTTGCTTGTGTCGGTGGGGATCCGGTATTTTCTGAATCCTTATGTAAAGAATTACAAAAGAAATTTTTTCAACAAAGATGTGAATTAGGCAGGATTGGTCGACGAAATATGAACCGAAGACTGAACCTTGATATACCTCAGAACAATACATTTTTATTACCGCGAGATATATTGGCAGCCACAGATTATTTGATTGGAATGAAATTTGGAATGGGTACACTTGACGATATGAATCATTTGAAAAATAAACGTATTCGTTCTGTAGCGGATCTTTTACAAGATCAATTTGGATTGGCTCTCGTTCGTTTAGAAAATGTGGTTCGAGTAACTATATGTGGGGCAATTCGGCATAAATTGATCCCGACTCCTCAGAATTTGGTAACTTCAACTCCATTGACAACTACATATGAATCTTTTTTCGGCTTACACCCATTATCTCAAGTTTTGGATCGAACTAATCCATTGACACAAATAGTTCATGGGAGAAAATTAAGTTATTTGGGCCCGGGGGGGTTGACAGGGCGAATTGCTAGTTTTCGGATACGAGATATCCATCCTAGTCACTATGGACGTATTTGTCCAATTGACACATCGGAAGGAATAAATGTTGGACTTATTGGCTCCTTAGCAATTCATGCCAGGATTGGGCAGTGGGGGTTTCTAGAAAGCCCGTTTTATGAAATTTCCGAGAAATCAAAAAAAGTACGAGTACTTTTTTTATCACCAGGTAGAGATGAATACTATATGATAGCGGGAGGCAATTCTTTAGCATTGAATCGGGGTATTCAGGAAGAACAGGTTGTTCCAGCTCGATACCGTCAAGAATTTCTGACTATTGCATGGGAACAGGTCCATCTTCGAAGTATTTTTCCCTTCCAATATTTTTCGATTGGAGCTTCCCTGATTCCTTTTATCGAGCATAATGATGCGAATCGAGCTTTAATGAGTTCGAATATGCAGCGTCAAGCAGTTCCGCTTTCGCGGTCTGAGAAGTGCATTGTTGGAACTGGGTTGGAACGTCAGGCGGCTTTAGATTCAGGAGCTCTTGCTATAGCCGAACACGAGGGAAAAATCATTTATACTGATACTGACAAGATTGTTTTATCAAGTAATGGAGATACTCTAAGCATTCCATTAGTTATGTATCAACGTTCCAACAAAAATACTTGTATGCATCAAAATCCACAGGTTCACGGGGGGACATGGATTAAAAAAGGGCAAATTTTAGCGAATGGTGGGGCTACACTTGGTGGCGAACTAGCTTTGGGGAAAAATTTATTAGTAGCTTATATGCCATGGGAAGGTTACAATTCTGAAGATGCAGTACTTATTAATGAACACTTGGTATATGGAGATATTTATACTTCGTTTCATATACGGAAATATGAAATTCAGACGCATGTGACAAGCCAAGGCCCTGAAAGGATCACTAACGAAATACCGCATTTAGAAGCCCATTTACTCCGCAATTTAGGCAAAAATGGAATTGTGATGCTGGGATCTTGGGTCGAGACGGGTGATATTTTAGTAGGTAAATTAACGCCTCAGATGGTAAAAGAATCTTCGTATGCTCCAGAAGATAGATTATTACGAGCCATACTTGGCATTCAAGTATCTACGTCAAAGGAAACTTGTCTAAAACTACCTGCGGGTGGTAGGGGTCGAGTTATTGATGTGAGATGGATCCAGAAAAAAGGGGGTTCTAGTTATAATCCAGAAACTATTCGTGTATATATTTTACAGAAACGTGAAATCAAAGTAGGTGATAAGGTAGCTGGAAGACATGGAAATAAAGGTATCGTTTCAAAAATTCTTCCTAGACAAGATATGCCTTATTTGCAAGATGGAAGACCTGTTGATATGGTCTTCAACCCATTAGGAGTACCTTCACGAATGAATGTAGGACAGATATTTGAATGTTCGCTCGGATTAGCGGGAAGTCTGCTAAACAGACATTATCGAATAGCGCCTTTTGATGAGAGATATGAACAAGAAGCTTCTAGAAAGCTAGTGTTTTCTGAATTATATGAAGCCAGTAAGCAAACCACGAATCCATGGGTATTTGAACCGGAGTATCCAGGAAAAAGCAGAATATTTGATGGAAGAACGGGGGATCCTTTTGAACAACCTGTTATAATAGGAAAACCTTATATCTTGAAATTAATTCATCAAGTTGATGATAAAATCCATGGGCGTTCCAGCGGACATTATGCACTTGTTACACAACAACCCCTTAGAGGAAGGGCCAAGCAAGGGGGACAGCGGGTAGGAGAAATGGAGGTTTGGGCTCTCGAAGGATTTGGTGTTGCTCATATTTTACAAGAAATGCTTACTTATAAATCGGATCATATTCGAGCTCGCCAGGAAGTACTTGGTACTACGATCATCGGAGGAACAATACCCAATCCTGAGGATGCTCCAGAATCTTTTCGGTTGCTTGTTCGAGAACTACGATCTTTGGCTCTGGATTTGAACCATTTCCTTGTATCTGAGAAAAACTTCCAGATTAAAAGGAAGGAAGCTTAA